The sequence below is a genomic window from Brevibacillus agri.
CCAAGGAAGTACGAAAGCGTGAGAGCTTTGGTCATTGGGAACTGGATACGGTTGTTTCCAGCCGTGGAAAAAGTAAGGCGTGTGTCGCGACGTTCGCTGAGCGCAAGACACGCTTTTACCTTGCCGTAAAGATGCCTGATCGTACCTCGGCTTCCATGGAAAAGGCCTTTGGTTTCGTTGCTGAGTCGTTACCGAAAGGATCGTTTCAAACAGCTACCGTTGACCGTGGCAAAGAGTTTGCCTGTTACGAACGGCTGGAGTCAGCACATGGCGTAAACATTTACTTTGCCGATCCCTACTCTTCCTGGCAAAGGGGCACGAACGAGAACGCAAATGGCCTTCTGCGAGAATTTTTTCCCAAAGGCAAGGATTTTGCCGAAGTCTCCGAGGAGGAACTGATTCAGGCCTTGGAGCTCATTAACAATCGGCCAAGAAAATGTCTGGGTTGGAAGACCGCTTACGAATCATTCATGGAAGCTCTGTCGCACTTGTCTTGACAATTCGTCATAAACAAAGGTTAGTTACTTACTGATTGGAGGAGTAAGGAGATGGAACAAGTCATGAACAAAAAGGCTTTTTTTGACGTCATTTCTGAACGGCGATCGGTGCGTCATTACGATCCAACGGTGAAAATTTCCCGCGACGAGCTGAAAGAGATGCTGGCCGAAGCTACGTTGGCGCCATCCAGCTCCAACCTTCAGCCTTGGCGCTTCCTCATCATCGACGAGCAGGAGCTGAAAGAAAAGCTGCTGCCGATTGCGTTCAACCAGAAGCAAGTCGTCGAGGCTGCGGCGATCGTCGCCGTGCTGGGCGACTACGAGGGCTACAAGCAGGCTGAGCAAATTTACCAGAAAGCCATCGACGCAGGCTACATGACCGAAGAGGCGAAGGCGACGATGATCGCCAACATCAATCGCCGCTACGAAAATCGCGAGCGCAGTCTGATTAAGGAAATTGCTCTCGTGGATGGCGGGCTTGTTTCCATGCAGTTCATGCTCGTGGCAAAAGCGCGTGGCTACGACACGGTGCCCATGGGCGGCTACAACGCCGAATTGTTCAAAGAGGCGTTCAACATTTCCGACCGCTACGAAACCGTCATGCTGATCGCCGTGGGCAAAGCGGCGCAGCCAGGTCATCCGACCACCCGGCTCGATGTGGACGACATTACGTTCTGGAACGAAATGCCAAGCAAATAAACGGGCGTACGCACGACAGTCACGGGTCTTTTCGACCGTGGCTGTCTGTTTTTTGCCAGACAATCTTGCCCGCAGGGTAGAAATCGGGCGGGAGGGAGCGTACAATGAAACAGAAAAAGCGGAAGCGTACAGACAGAAGAAAGAAGGGTTAGGATGAATCGGATATTGGCAATCAGCGATATTCACGGGGAGCTGGACAAGCTGGAGTCGCTGATGGAGCTTGTGAATTACGATCCGCAGCACGACCAGCTCATTTTGCTCGGCGATTATGTCGACCGCGGGCCGAAGTCCAGAGAAGTCGTGGAAAAAGTGAAGCAGCTTCATGCGCAAGGGGCGATTGTCCTGATGGGCAATCATGACCATATGATGGTGAAATCGTTCGAGCAGGACCCGGTATTTATCGAGCGCTGGTTTCGCAATGGCGCCCAGGCGACGTTGGCCAGCTACGGCCACGCGGCTGCACAGACCGAACCGGGGGCGCCAGCGTCTCTGGAAGTGACGCCGGAAGTGCAGGAGCACCTCGATTTTTTGGGCGGACTGGCCCATTATCACGAGACGGATGAATACATTTTTGTCCACGGTGGCGTGCATCCGCAGACGCCTGTGGCGGAAACCGACCCGTACAAGCTGATGTGGATTCGCGACGAGTTCCACAAAGGCTACCAAGGGGAAAAGACCGTCGTGTTCGGGCATACCCCGACGGAAAATTTGCACGGGAAGCACGACGTCTACTTCGGCGAAAACAACATCATCGGCATTGACGGCGGCGCTGTTTTCGGCGGGCGGTTGCATTGCCTGGAGCTGCCCAGCCGCAAAGTGTACTCGGTCGAATAAAACAACCAGTGGGAAAGGACGGCAGGCCCTAGGAAGGGCTTGCCGTCTTTTTCAGTCGCATGCCACGACAAAAAAGCGGGCCGAAGCGAAGTTTTCCAATGGAGCAAATATCTGTATAATGAGAATATTGCGAAATGATTTACCGACAAGCTGGACAACCTGCGACTTCAGCCTTGCTTCTGTCAAAAGGCGGACAGGAACCAGGAAAAAGGGGAGAGGATACCGTGACATTGAAAGTCGGCATTATCGGCTGCGGTTCGATCGCTACGCATCGCCATGCGCCTGAGTACAGCAGCAATCCGTACACACAAATCCACCTCGTCTACGACCCCAATCCCGAGCGCGCGCAAAAACTGGCAGCCCAGTACGGCGGACAAGTAGCTGGCAGTTGGGAAGAAGTCGTCCACCATCCGGAACTTGCAGCGATCAGCGACTGCTCGACAAACGAGATGCACCACATCATCACCACACAGGCGCTGCTCGCCGGGAAGCATGTGCTGTGCGAAAAGCCGATGGCGACGACGAGCGAGGGGGCGGAGACGATTCTCGCCGCAGCGCGCGCTTCGGGGAAGATTTTGATGGTCGACCACAACCAGCGCCTCGTACCCGCCCATCAAAAGGCGCGGCAACTGATCGCGGCAGGCGAGCTGGGAAAAATTCTTTCGTTCAAGACGAGCTTCGGGCATAAAGGTCCGGAGTATTGGAGCGCCAATCGGACAAAAGGCACGTGGTTTTTCAAAAAAGCGCGCTCAGCGCTCGGAGTGGCAGGCGATTTGGGCATTCATAAGGTGGATCTGCTGCGCTATTTGCTCCAGGACGAGATCGTTCAGGTCAGCGCGTTTGCAGACGTCCTGGACAAAAAAGACGAACAGGGCCAGCCCATCGAGGTGTGCGACCATATGGTATGCCTCCTGAAAACGCAGTCGGGCGCAGTAGGCACGGCGTCGTTCAGTTGGAGCTATTACGGCGATGAGGACAACAGCACGATTTTATACGGCGAGCGCGGCATCATGAAAATTTTTGCCGACCCGCAAAAGGACATCGAGGTCGTGACCGCAGGCGGCGAGCGAGCGGTTTACCAGATCGGTGCGATGCAGACCAATGACGCACAGACCAAAAGTGGCGTCATCGACACGTTTGTCGAGGCGATTCGTACGGGAACTGCTCCGGCGGTGACAGGAGAAGACGGGCTGTACGCCCTGCGCATTATCGAAGCGGCGATGGAGTCCGCTGCGACGGGGAGAAGCGTCGAGCTTTTTGTCTGATCGTAGCATGAGGGAGAAGAGCGTTGGTCACACTAGGAGGGGAGGTGTGACCGCTGTGGAAGGAAACATTCAGGTCAACGGCAAGGACTATCAGTGCGAATGCACATACGATGGCGATTCGCAGTACAACGTGCAGGTGCGAAACGGCAAAAAGGTGGTTGCGAACTATAAAATTTCGGCAGGCTCGGAAGGCGAAGTGCTGGAGTTTGCGCGCGCCCATTTTGCCGCCGACGTGGAATTGGGAAATGTGCAAGGGTAACGCTCAAGCAAGACCGCAGCTCGGGACGGCAGGGCTGCGGTTTTTTGCTTGCCACTTGTCTTCAAACGTGATACAGTGAGAATGTTTCCGAGGAAACAAAAAGGCGATTGGCAAAGGAGCTGACTTCTGAATTGGATCAGAAAACGAAAATTTGGAATCAGTGGCTCGCGCTTCTCCATAAACAGGAGGAGCAGAGCAAACGCCGCGAAGCGCTGCTCTTGCGCCTCATCCAGAACAGCATTCCCGAATACCAGCATCTGGGCAGCCTCTCGGTCACGGAGCTGCACGTCATTTCCGCGATTGGCCGAGATACCCGGATGAACGTAACGACGATTGCGCAAAACATCGGGGTCACGAAAAGCGCGATTTCGAAAATTACGGTGAAGCTGCTGAAAAAAGGGCTGCTGGAGCGCTACCAACTGGAAGACAACCAGAAGGAAGTTTTTTTCCGCCTGACCAAAGTGGGCGAGCTGGTGAACAGCATTCACGATAGCTTTCACGCGCGGCTGGAGAAAAACGTGTACCGCTTTTTGGACAACTACAGCGAAGCAGAGCTGGCGTTTGTCGCGCGGTTCATTGGCGAAGCGACAAAAGAGCTGGAAAAGAACTGGGCAGAGACGTGAAGGGAGACGGATTCGGGTTCTCCCTAACGTTTTCGTAAATTGTTTCCTTGGACACAATTATGAGAATGAGGTGAAACCGCAGATGGATGCGAAAAAAGTACTCGTCTTGTTGGGCGTGACCATTTTGCTCGGAACGTTTGCCCAAAATTTGTTTATGCCGATTCTGCCCGCCATGCAAAAGGCGTTTGCGACGAGCGAATACTGGATCAACCTGACAATCTCGCTGTTTACGGTCATGCTGGCTGTGATGCAGATCGTCTACGGGCCGCTCGTGGATCGGTTCGGCCGGAAAAAGGTGCTGATTCCGGCACTCGTCCTGTATGCGCTTGC
It includes:
- a CDS encoding IS30 family transposase, translating into MSYTHLSITERSELALLHRLGWSARAIARELKRHHATIARELKRGCKAGEYQAEAAQEVYEKRRERSVPRGKRTPEREHYIASKLAQTWSPEQIAGRMSQECPEQKVSFKTMYRWLYQGFLVKGDTTVLRHKGKRRRPIETRGRFNVGKSIRQRPKEVRKRESFGHWELDTVVSSRGKSKACVATFAERKTRFYLAVKMPDRTSASMEKAFGFVAESLPKGSFQTATVDRGKEFACYERLESAHGVNIYFADPYSSWQRGTNENANGLLREFFPKGKDFAEVSEEELIQALELINNRPRKCLGWKTAYESFMEALSHLS
- a CDS encoding nitroreductase family protein yields the protein MEQVMNKKAFFDVISERRSVRHYDPTVKISRDELKEMLAEATLAPSSSNLQPWRFLIIDEQELKEKLLPIAFNQKQVVEAAAIVAVLGDYEGYKQAEQIYQKAIDAGYMTEEAKATMIANINRRYENRERSLIKEIALVDGGLVSMQFMLVAKARGYDTVPMGGYNAELFKEAFNISDRYETVMLIAVGKAAQPGHPTTRLDVDDITFWNEMPSK
- a CDS encoding metallophosphoesterase family protein, with protein sequence MNRILAISDIHGELDKLESLMELVNYDPQHDQLILLGDYVDRGPKSREVVEKVKQLHAQGAIVLMGNHDHMMVKSFEQDPVFIERWFRNGAQATLASYGHAAAQTEPGAPASLEVTPEVQEHLDFLGGLAHYHETDEYIFVHGGVHPQTPVAETDPYKLMWIRDEFHKGYQGEKTVVFGHTPTENLHGKHDVYFGENNIIGIDGGAVFGGRLHCLELPSRKVYSVE
- a CDS encoding Gfo/Idh/MocA family protein; this encodes MTLKVGIIGCGSIATHRHAPEYSSNPYTQIHLVYDPNPERAQKLAAQYGGQVAGSWEEVVHHPELAAISDCSTNEMHHIITTQALLAGKHVLCEKPMATTSEGAETILAAARASGKILMVDHNQRLVPAHQKARQLIAAGELGKILSFKTSFGHKGPEYWSANRTKGTWFFKKARSALGVAGDLGIHKVDLLRYLLQDEIVQVSAFADVLDKKDEQGQPIEVCDHMVCLLKTQSGAVGTASFSWSYYGDEDNSTILYGERGIMKIFADPQKDIEVVTAGGERAVYQIGAMQTNDAQTKSGVIDTFVEAIRTGTAPAVTGEDGLYALRIIEAAMESAATGRSVELFV
- a CDS encoding MarR family transcriptional regulator codes for the protein MDQKTKIWNQWLALLHKQEEQSKRREALLLRLIQNSIPEYQHLGSLSVTELHVISAIGRDTRMNVTTIAQNIGVTKSAISKITVKLLKKGLLERYQLEDNQKEVFFRLTKVGELVNSIHDSFHARLEKNVYRFLDNYSEAELAFVARFIGEATKELEKNWAET